Proteins encoded by one window of Labrus bergylta chromosome 2, fLabBer1.1, whole genome shotgun sequence:
- the npr3 gene encoding atrial natriuretic peptide receptor 3: MPCFSALCVCFVLLLSPALTQTFSEDIQVLVFLPQNNSYLFSNARVAPAIRYAQQKLETAGGAYSGFHFTIQFEDSDCLNDALYRLVDRSCGLKPDLILGPVCEYEAAAVVRLASHWNIPVISAGALAAGFSNKNSEFSHLTRIAPSYVKMAETFSAMFEHFTWRSALLVYQEDKEERNCYFTVEGIYHLMVDLHIKTYSFSRDERMDTEDILHNIEQTEVVIMCMPAEKIREIMLAAHRRRLTNGNHMFFNVELFNATSYGNGSWKKGDKYDNDAKKAYASLNTVTMLRTVKPEFENFSMEMNKSFKNSGFLDCNDCGSVNMFVEGFHDAMLLYAIALHEAMKNGFSKKNGTEVTSHMWNRTFEGIAGQVSMDANGDRNGDFSLMSMTNVEAGTYEVVANYFGVNGTFQLLPAFNTDHFTLKVKYKEHLEIPDKSCELGVSAMTGVIVGAVLGTAMLIGFYFFRKNYRITIERRTHTEECDTGKHRQLREDSIRSNLSAA, translated from the exons ATGCCGTGTTTCAGCGCGCTCTGTGTCTGCTTTGTGCTGCTCCTGAGCCCGGCTCTGACACAAACCTTCTCCGAGGACATCCAGGTTCTGGTGTTCCTGCCTCAGAATAACTCGTACCTTTTCTCAAACGCGCGAGTCGCGCCAGCGATCCGTTACGCACAACAGAAACTGGAGACGGCCGGAGGAGCGTACTCCGGCTTCCACTTCACCATCCAGTTTGAGGACTCGGACTGTTTGAACGACGCTCTGTACCGGCTGGTGGACAGGTCGTGCGGGCTGAAGCCCGACCTGATCCTGGGGCCAGTGTGTGAGTACGAGGCGGCTGCGGTGGTGAGGCTGGCGTCCCACTGGAACATCCCGGTGATCTCTGCAGGTGCTCTGGCCGCAGGCTTCAGCAACAAGAACTCCGAGTTCTCCCACCTGACCCGCATCGCGCCGTCCTACGTGAAGATGGCAGAGACGTTCAGCGCGATGTTTGAGCACTTCACCTGGAGGAGCGCGCTGCTCGTGTACCAGGAAGACAAGGAGGAGAGGAACTGTTACTTCACCGTGGAGGGGATCTATCACCTGATGGTGGACTTACACATTAAAACCTATTCTTTCTCCAGAGACGAGCGAATGGACACCGAGGACATCCTGCACAACATCGAGCAGACAGaag TGGTGATCATGTGCAtgcctgcagaaaaaatacGAGAGATCATGCTTGCTGCACACAGACGAAGGCTGACCAACGGAAACCACATGTTCTTTAATGTTGAACTCTTCAACGCCACTTCTTATG GAAACGGCTCGTGGAAGAAAGGAGATAAATATGACAATGATGCAAAAAAAGCCTACGCCTCCCTGAACACTGTGACAATGCTCAGGACCGTCAAGCCTGAGTTTGAAAACTTCTCCATGGAAATGAACAAGTCCTTCAAAAATTCTGGATTTCTGGACTGCAATGACTGTGGAAGT gTCAACATGTTTGTTGAGGGGTTTCATGATGCCATGTTGCTGTACGCGATCGCCCTGCATGAAGCCATGAAAAATGGATTTAGTAAGAAGAATGGAACAGAGGTCACCTCTCACATGTGGAACAGAACTTTTGAAG GGATCGCTGGCCAGGTATCCATGGATGCTAACGGTGACAGAAATGGAGATTTCTCATTGATGTCCATGACCAATGTTGAAGCAGGAACCTATGAG GTGGTGGCCAACTACTTTGGTGTAAATGGAACGTTTCAGCTGCTTCCTGCCTTCAACACTGACCATTTCACTctgaaagtaaaatataaagaaCACCTGGAGATACCTGACAAATCAT GTGAACTAGGAGTATCAGCTATGACTGGAGTCATAGTGGGAGCTGTTCTTGGAACTGCAATGCTTATAGGATTCTACTTTTTCAG AAAAAACTACAGGATAACCATTGAGCGCCGCACACATACTGAAGAATGCGACACTGGGAAGCACCGTCAGTTACGAGAGGACTCCATCAGGTCAAACCTCTCAGCAGCGTAA